One stretch of Sulfuricystis multivorans DNA includes these proteins:
- a CDS encoding FemAB family XrtA/PEP-CTERM system-associated protein, whose amino-acid sequence MSEPTVSASSLRVRRLDAGDASGNARWEAFVAAHPAATFFHRAAWQDILHEVFGHQTHYLYAERDGAIVGILPLAQVKSRLFGNALVSLPFCVYGGIIAEDAETVEALEAEAEALARRLDVDHLEYRNLIPRHADWPRQELYVTFRKEILPEEEANLQAIPRKQRAMVRKGIKHGLRAEIDADSRRFFALYADNVRRHGTPALPKHYFDRLLETFGPDCEILTVVDAAGTPVSSVLSFYFRDEVLPYYAGDDVRARELAANDFKYWELMRRACARGLKVFDYGRSKVGAGSYAFKKNWGFEPKPLSYEYRLYKRDSIPQNNPNNPKYRLMIATWRRLPLWLTTRLGPLIVRNLG is encoded by the coding sequence TGCGCGTGCGACGGCTCGATGCCGGCGATGCCAGCGGCAACGCCCGCTGGGAAGCCTTCGTCGCCGCGCATCCGGCGGCGACTTTCTTTCATCGCGCCGCCTGGCAAGACATCCTGCACGAGGTGTTCGGCCATCAGACCCATTATCTGTATGCCGAACGTGACGGTGCGATCGTGGGCATCCTGCCGCTCGCGCAGGTCAAGAGCCGGCTGTTCGGCAACGCGCTGGTGTCACTGCCGTTCTGCGTCTATGGCGGGATCATCGCCGAGGATGCGGAGACCGTGGAAGCGCTCGAGGCCGAGGCCGAGGCGCTGGCGCGCCGCTTGGACGTCGATCATCTCGAATATCGCAACCTGATACCTCGGCACGCCGACTGGCCGCGCCAGGAGCTCTACGTCACGTTCCGCAAGGAAATCCTGCCAGAAGAAGAAGCCAACTTGCAGGCCATCCCGCGCAAGCAGCGGGCGATGGTCAGGAAAGGCATCAAGCACGGTTTGCGCGCCGAAATCGACGCCGACAGTCGGCGTTTTTTCGCCCTCTATGCCGACAACGTGCGCCGCCACGGCACGCCCGCGCTGCCGAAACACTATTTCGATCGTCTGCTCGAGACCTTCGGTCCGGATTGCGAAATCCTCACCGTCGTCGATGCCGCGGGCACCCCGGTCAGCAGCGTGCTGAGCTTTTATTTCCGCGATGAAGTGCTGCCTTACTACGCCGGCGATGACGTGCGGGCGCGCGAGCTGGCGGCCAACGATTTCAAATACTGGGAACTGATGCGGCGCGCCTGTGCCCGCGGGCTGAAGGTGTTCGATTACGGGCGCAGCAAGGTCGGTGCCGGCTCCTATGCGTTCAAGAAAAACTGGGGTTTCGAACCAAAGCCGTTGTCCTACGAATACCGTCTCTACAAGCGCGACAGCATTCCGCAGAACAACCCGAACAATCCGAAATACCGGCTGATGATCGCCACCTGGCGCCGCTTGCCACTGTGGCTGACCACCCGGCTTGGCCCGCTGATCGTGCGCAACCTCGGCTGA